In Chloroflexota bacterium, a genomic segment contains:
- a CDS encoding ATP-binding cassette domain-containing protein yields the protein MTTSSNASALLEIRELQVHYPVNSGLFQKQVGAVKAVDNVSFSIARGETLGLVGESGCGKTSMARSIVQLVKPTKGQILFDGHDLIKLKGGAMRAMYRRVQFIFQDPYGSLDPRMTAGDIIGEPLQVHKLTKGRDAYRARIGELLSLVGLNPYMAGRYPHEFSGGQRQRIGIARALAVEPELLVCDEPVSALDVSVQAQIINLLEDLQQRFGLTYLFIAHDLSLVRHISHRVAVMYLGKLVEGAESEELFSNPLHPYTQALMSAIPLPDPIEEATRARVVLPGEPPSPANPPAGCVFHPRCPIAIEECSAGEPELREVAPAHWVACIRA from the coding sequence TGACCACATCGTCGAATGCCTCCGCGTTGTTAGAGATACGGGAGTTGCAGGTGCATTACCCGGTCAACTCCGGGCTGTTTCAGAAGCAGGTTGGGGCTGTTAAGGCCGTCGACAATGTTAGCTTCTCGATTGCGAGGGGGGAGACGCTGGGGCTGGTCGGGGAGAGCGGGTGCGGGAAGACGAGCATGGCTCGGAGCATCGTGCAGCTTGTGAAGCCGACCAAGGGGCAGATCCTCTTCGACGGGCACGACTTGATCAAGCTGAAGGGCGGCGCGATGCGGGCGATGTACCGCCGCGTGCAGTTCATCTTCCAGGACCCGTACGGGTCGCTGGACCCTCGGATGACGGCGGGGGACATCATCGGCGAGCCGCTGCAGGTGCACAAGCTGACGAAGGGGCGGGACGCGTACCGGGCGCGCATCGGGGAGCTGCTGTCGCTGGTCGGGCTGAACCCGTACATGGCGGGGCGGTACCCGCACGAGTTCAGCGGGGGGCAGCGGCAGCGGATCGGGATCGCTCGGGCGCTGGCGGTCGAGCCGGAGCTTCTGGTGTGCGATGAGCCGGTGTCGGCGCTGGACGTGTCGGTGCAGGCGCAGATCATCAACCTGCTGGAGGACCTGCAGCAGCGGTTCGGGCTGACGTACCTGTTCATCGCGCACGACCTGTCGCTGGTGCGGCACATCAGCCACCGGGTGGCGGTGATGTACCTGGGGAAGCTGGTGGAGGGGGCGGAGAGCGAGGAGCTGTTCAGCAACCCGCTGCACCCGTATACGCAGGCGCTGATGTCCGCGATCCCGCTGCCGGACCCGATAGAGGAGGCGACGCGGGCGCGCGTGGTGCTGCCGGGGGAGCCGCCGAGCCCGGCGAACCCGCCGGCGGGGTGCGTGTTCCACCCTCGATGCCCCATC